From Spartinivicinus poritis:
AATCAGTCTGCCGGCGGTGCAGCGATATGTTGTGAAGAGCCGTTAAAACTTGGCCAGGTGGTTCAGTTGAATCGGTTGAGCAACTCCAAGGTTGGTAAAGTAGTTTGGCAGCACCAAGACAACGTAGGAATAAAATATGCTGCTTAGTGCTAATCATCCATGCATTAACAACGTCCTTTTTTCGCTTGACCTGGCGGGCAGAATTTACCGTTGCTAGGTGATGACCCTGGTTCAATGTGAATTGTCTCTGGCACATCAACTTCCACTTCACCTGTTCGAGGGTGAATCGTGCATCCAGCGACCCAAACCACAAGGCTTATACACAGGATTATTTGTAGCTTCTTTAGTGATTTTTTTAGCTGATTCAATTTTCTTAATTTCACTTATATAAGCCTCTATTTGGTTTATATAGACCCAATAGTTCCAGCCTTTTTTAGGCTATCAGTAAATTATTTTTATAAGCGATTCATGAAACAAAAAAGCAATTGATGAAACCTTATAATATAACAACTTACCAGGCTTCCTATCACTAAACTGTTAAGAGCTTTTCAAAAATAAAATTGACAGCTTCTTGAATATGTAATCAGCTATTATTCAACTTGGGCTACTGTTTGTTTATGAGAATATTTAAAATACTTTTCTAAAACAGTAGAAGAGGCCAAAGATAAAAATTCAATATAATCATTTACTCCGTGCATAGCAGAGTTTTTGTCATAATAAGGGCCTATCGTTTCACCCTCTCTAGTATAAAAATACCAGCCATGGCTTGCTTTAAAATAACGGTCAGAAAGTCTTCTTGCATAGATGCTGACTTCGCTTTGATTGTCATCTTTTCGTAACTTCATGCTTTTCTTCCTTTGCCTATTATTTTTACAGGCTTAACATTGAGCTACCAGGAAAACAACAATTAACATACTAACTATACACAACCAAAATTCAGACAACAATAAAATAATAGATTAACCTTTAATTAACGACATAAGAATACTAAAAAGCATATCTTTATTAAAAAAATTCATTTATACCCTTCACGAATGATTTCTAGGTTTTGTTATCTTCAATCCTAATCACCACAGATGGCATTTAATTACCCACAAATTTGGGCTAGCTCAAAGCCTGCCTTCAGTTCATATAGTCTATTAAGACCACGCCAAATGACTGTATTACCTGGAGGCGGGTCATTTGACCTAGCTAAGTATCCACCTAA
This genomic window contains:
- a CDS encoding DUF6316 family protein, whose protein sequence is MKLRKDDNQSEVSIYARRLSDRYFKASHGWYFYTREGETIGPYYDKNSAMHGVNDYIEFLSLASSTVLEKYFKYSHKQTVAQVE